In Quercus robur chromosome 11, dhQueRobu3.1, whole genome shotgun sequence, the following proteins share a genomic window:
- the LOC126706280 gene encoding sucrose synthase isoform X1 has protein sequence MAGSALTRVHSLRERLDETLSANRNEIVALLSRIEGKGKGILQHHQLIAEVEAIPEANRKTLLDGPFGEVLRAAQEAIVLPPWVAMAVRPRPGVWEYIRVNVHALVVEELRVPEYLHFKEELVDGSTNGNFVLELDFEPFTASFPHPTLSKSIGNGVEFLNRHLSAKLFHDKESMHPLLEFLRVHCYKGKTMMLNDRIHNVDSLQYVLRKAEEYLTTLAPETPYSTFEHKFQEIGLERGWGDTAERVLEMIQLLLDLLEAPDPCTLETFLGKIPMVFNVVIMSPHGYFAQDNVLGYPDTGGQVVYILDQVRALESEMLKRIKHQGLDITPRILIVTRLLPDAVGTTCGQRLEKVFGCEHANILRVPFRDEKGMVRKWISRFEVWPYLENYTEDVAQELNKELQGKPDLIIGNYSDGNIVASLLAHKFGVTQCTIAHALEKTKYPESDIYWKKFEEKYHFSCQFTADLIAMNHTDFIITSTFQEIAGSKDTVGQYESHTSFTLPGLYRVVHGINVFDPKFNIVSPGADMDIYFPYTEEKKRLTAFHPEIEELLYSSVENEEHLCVLKDKNKPIIFTMARLDRVKNITGLVEWYGKNKRLRELVNLVVVAGDRRKESKDLEEQAEMKKMHALIETYKLNGQFRWISSQMNRVRNGELYRYIADTKGAFVQPAVYEAFGLTVVEAMTCGLPTFATCNGGPAEIIVHGKSGFHIDPYHGEQAAELLVGFFEKCQKDPSHWDQISQGGLKRIYEKYTWQIYSERLLTLTGVYGFWKHVSNLDRRESRRYLEMFYALKYRKLAESVPPAVDN, from the exons ATGGCCGGAAGTGCTCTGACCAGAGTCCATAGCCTCCGTGAGCGCTTGGATGAGACCCTCTCTGCTAACCGTAACGAAATTGTCGCACTGCTTTCAAG GATTGAAGGCAAGGGAAAAGGAATTTTGCAACACCATCAATTGATTGCTGAGGTAGAAGCAATCCCTGAAGCTAACAGGAAGACACTTTTGGATGGGCCCTTCGGTGAAGTTTTGAGAGCCGCTCAG GAAGCCATTGTTCTGCCTCCATGGGTTGCCATGGCTGTTCGTCCAAGGCCTGGTGTTTGGGAATACATAAGAGTGAATGTCCATGCTCTTGTTGTTGAGGAGTTGCGTGTGCCCGAGTACTTGCACTTCAAAGAGGAACTCGTCGATGGAAG TACCAATGGGAACTTTGTGCTTGAGTTGGATTTTGAACCCTTCACTGCATCATTTCCCCACCCCACTCTTTCAAAGTCCATTGGAAATGGCGTGGAGTTTCTTAACCGTCACCTTTCTGCAAAGCTCTTCCATGACAAGGAGAGCATGCACCCACTGCTTGAATTTCTCAGAGTTCACTGCTACAAGGGCAAG ACCATGATGCTGAATGACAGAATTCATAACGTAGATTCCCTCCAGTATGTACTTAGGAAGGCAGAGGAGTATCTGACTACACTTGCCCCTGAAACACCTTATTCCACGTTTGAGCACAAGTTCCAGGAGATTGGTTTGGAGAGAGGCTGGGGTGACACCGCTGAGCGCGTACTAGAAATGATCCAACTTCTTTTGGATCTTCTTGAAGCTCCTGACCCGTGCACCCTTGAGACATTTCTCGGCAAGATCCCTATGGTCTTTAACGTTGTAATCATGTCTCCCCATGGTTATTTCGCCCAGGATAATGTGTTGGGATACCCTGACACTGGTGGCCAG GTTGTGTATATCTTGGATCAAGTTCGGGCCTTGGAGAGTGAGATGCTTAAGCGTATCAAGCATCAAGGCTTGGATATCACCCCCCGAATCCTCATT GTCACCCGACTCCTCCCTGATGCAGTAGGAACCACATGTGGTCAGCGTCTTGAGAAAGTATTTGGGTGTGAGCATGCAAATATTCTTCGAGTTCCTTTTAGAGATGAGAAGGGAATGGTCCGCAAATGGATCTCAAGATTCGAAGTTTGGCCATATCTAGAGAATTACACCGAG gaTGTTGCACAAGAACTTAACAAAGAGTTGCAAGGAAAGCCAGATTTGATCATTGGAAATTACAGTGATGGAAACATTGTTGCCTCATTGTTGGCCCATAAATTTGGTGTTACACAG TGCACCATTGCTCATGCCCTTGAGAAGACAAAGTATCCTGAATCTGACATTTACTGGAAAAAATTTGAGGAGAAGTACCACTTCTCTTGCCAATTTACTGCTGATCTTATTGCCATGAATCATACCGATTTCATTATCACCAGTACTTTCCAAGAAATTGCTGGAAG CAAAGACACCGTTGGTCAATATGAGAGTCACACTTCTTTCACCCTTCCCGGACTTTATCGTGTTGTTCATGGGATAAATGTGTTTGATCCTAAATTCAACATCGTCTCCCCTGGAGCAGATATGGATATTTACTTCCCCTACactgaggaaaagaaaaggttgaCAGCTTTCCACCCCGAAATTGAAGAGCTCCTTTACTCCTCTGTGGAGAATGAAGAACACTT GTGTGTATTGAAAGACAAGAACAAGCCTATAATCTTTACAATGGCAAGGCTAGATCGTGTGAAGAACATAACCGGACTTGTTGAGTGGTATGGCAAGAATAAACGTCTTAGGGAGTTGGTTAACCTTGTTGTTGTTGCTGGGGATCGGCGAAAGGAGTCTAAGGACTTGGAAGAGCAAGCTGAGATGAAGAAAATGCATGCTCTTATTGAAACCTACAAGTTGAATGGCCAGTTTAGATGGATTTCTTCCCAGATGAACCGAGTGAGGAATGGTGAACTCTATCGGTATATTGCTGATACAAAGGGAGCCTTTGTGCAGCCTGCCGTATATGAAGCTTTTGGGTTGACAGTTGTTGAGGCCATGACTTGTGGATTGCCAACATTTGCTACTTGTAATGGTGGCCCAGCTGAGATTATTGTACATGGTAAATCAGGCTTCCACATTGATCCTTATCATGGTGAACAAGCAGCCGAGCTCCTCGTTGGCTTCTTTGAGAAGTGTCAGAAAGACCCTTCTCACTGGGACCAAATCTCTCAGGGAGGATTGAAGCGGATCTATGAGAA GTACACATGGCAGATTTATTCCGAGAGGTTGTTGACCCTTACTGGGGTTTATGGCTTTTGGAAGCACGTGTCTAATCTGGATCGCCGTGAGAGCCGTCGTTATCTTGAGATGTTCTATGCTCTCAAGTACCGTAAGCTG GCTGAGTCCGTCCCTCCTGCCGTCgataattga
- the LOC126706280 gene encoding sucrose synthase isoform X2 has translation MAGSALTRVHSLRERLDETLSANRNEIVALLSRIEGKGKGILQHHQLIAEVEAIPEANRKTLLDGPFGEVLRAAQEAIVLPPWVAMAVRPRPGVWEYIRVNVHALVVEELRVPEYLHFKEELVDGSTNGNFVLELDFEPFTASFPHPTLSKSIGNGVEFLNRHLSAKLFHDKESMHPLLEFLRVHCYKGKTMMLNDRIHNVDSLQYVLRKAEEYLTTLAPETPYSTFEHKFQEIGLERGWGDTAERVLEMIQLLLDLLEAPDPCTLETFLGKIPMVFNVVIMSPHGYFAQDNVLGYPDTGGQVVYILDQVRALESEMLKRIKHQGLDITPRILIVTRLLPDAVGTTCGQRLEKVFGCEHANILRVPFRDEKGMVRKWISRFEVWPYLENYTEDVAQELNKELQGKPDLIIGNYSDGNIVASLLAHKFGVTQCTIAHALEKTKYPESDIYWKKFEEKYHFSCQFTADLIAMNHTDFIITSTFQEIAGSKDTVGQYESHTSFTLPGLYRVVHGINVFDPKFNIVSPGADMDIYFPYTEEKKRLTAFHPEIEELLYSSVENEEHLCVLKDKNKPIIFTMARLDRVKNITGLVEWYGKNKRLRELVNLVVVAGDRRKESKDLEEQAEMKKMHALIETYKLNGQFRWISSQMNRVRNGELYRYIADTKGAFVQPAVYEAFGLTVVEAMTCGLPTFATCNGGPAEIIVHGKSGFHIDPYHGEQAAELLVGFFEKCQKDPSHWDQISQGGLKRIYEK, from the exons ATGGCCGGAAGTGCTCTGACCAGAGTCCATAGCCTCCGTGAGCGCTTGGATGAGACCCTCTCTGCTAACCGTAACGAAATTGTCGCACTGCTTTCAAG GATTGAAGGCAAGGGAAAAGGAATTTTGCAACACCATCAATTGATTGCTGAGGTAGAAGCAATCCCTGAAGCTAACAGGAAGACACTTTTGGATGGGCCCTTCGGTGAAGTTTTGAGAGCCGCTCAG GAAGCCATTGTTCTGCCTCCATGGGTTGCCATGGCTGTTCGTCCAAGGCCTGGTGTTTGGGAATACATAAGAGTGAATGTCCATGCTCTTGTTGTTGAGGAGTTGCGTGTGCCCGAGTACTTGCACTTCAAAGAGGAACTCGTCGATGGAAG TACCAATGGGAACTTTGTGCTTGAGTTGGATTTTGAACCCTTCACTGCATCATTTCCCCACCCCACTCTTTCAAAGTCCATTGGAAATGGCGTGGAGTTTCTTAACCGTCACCTTTCTGCAAAGCTCTTCCATGACAAGGAGAGCATGCACCCACTGCTTGAATTTCTCAGAGTTCACTGCTACAAGGGCAAG ACCATGATGCTGAATGACAGAATTCATAACGTAGATTCCCTCCAGTATGTACTTAGGAAGGCAGAGGAGTATCTGACTACACTTGCCCCTGAAACACCTTATTCCACGTTTGAGCACAAGTTCCAGGAGATTGGTTTGGAGAGAGGCTGGGGTGACACCGCTGAGCGCGTACTAGAAATGATCCAACTTCTTTTGGATCTTCTTGAAGCTCCTGACCCGTGCACCCTTGAGACATTTCTCGGCAAGATCCCTATGGTCTTTAACGTTGTAATCATGTCTCCCCATGGTTATTTCGCCCAGGATAATGTGTTGGGATACCCTGACACTGGTGGCCAG GTTGTGTATATCTTGGATCAAGTTCGGGCCTTGGAGAGTGAGATGCTTAAGCGTATCAAGCATCAAGGCTTGGATATCACCCCCCGAATCCTCATT GTCACCCGACTCCTCCCTGATGCAGTAGGAACCACATGTGGTCAGCGTCTTGAGAAAGTATTTGGGTGTGAGCATGCAAATATTCTTCGAGTTCCTTTTAGAGATGAGAAGGGAATGGTCCGCAAATGGATCTCAAGATTCGAAGTTTGGCCATATCTAGAGAATTACACCGAG gaTGTTGCACAAGAACTTAACAAAGAGTTGCAAGGAAAGCCAGATTTGATCATTGGAAATTACAGTGATGGAAACATTGTTGCCTCATTGTTGGCCCATAAATTTGGTGTTACACAG TGCACCATTGCTCATGCCCTTGAGAAGACAAAGTATCCTGAATCTGACATTTACTGGAAAAAATTTGAGGAGAAGTACCACTTCTCTTGCCAATTTACTGCTGATCTTATTGCCATGAATCATACCGATTTCATTATCACCAGTACTTTCCAAGAAATTGCTGGAAG CAAAGACACCGTTGGTCAATATGAGAGTCACACTTCTTTCACCCTTCCCGGACTTTATCGTGTTGTTCATGGGATAAATGTGTTTGATCCTAAATTCAACATCGTCTCCCCTGGAGCAGATATGGATATTTACTTCCCCTACactgaggaaaagaaaaggttgaCAGCTTTCCACCCCGAAATTGAAGAGCTCCTTTACTCCTCTGTGGAGAATGAAGAACACTT GTGTGTATTGAAAGACAAGAACAAGCCTATAATCTTTACAATGGCAAGGCTAGATCGTGTGAAGAACATAACCGGACTTGTTGAGTGGTATGGCAAGAATAAACGTCTTAGGGAGTTGGTTAACCTTGTTGTTGTTGCTGGGGATCGGCGAAAGGAGTCTAAGGACTTGGAAGAGCAAGCTGAGATGAAGAAAATGCATGCTCTTATTGAAACCTACAAGTTGAATGGCCAGTTTAGATGGATTTCTTCCCAGATGAACCGAGTGAGGAATGGTGAACTCTATCGGTATATTGCTGATACAAAGGGAGCCTTTGTGCAGCCTGCCGTATATGAAGCTTTTGGGTTGACAGTTGTTGAGGCCATGACTTGTGGATTGCCAACATTTGCTACTTGTAATGGTGGCCCAGCTGAGATTATTGTACATGGTAAATCAGGCTTCCACATTGATCCTTATCATGGTGAACAAGCAGCCGAGCTCCTCGTTGGCTTCTTTGAGAAGTGTCAGAAAGACCCTTCTCACTGGGACCAAATCTCTCAGGGAGGATTGAAGCGGATCTATGAGAAGTAA